GGGAAAATCTGGAAACTCTGCTTTAAAACTCCAGAGTGACACATTTACAAGCATCAAAAACACAGGTTTTATCAGCGTTTAATCACCTGAAACTgatcattgttgtgttttcgtTTGATTACAATGAGCAGTTTATATCTACACAGGGAGCGGTTTTAAAGActcttattaacatttaataacatcaataaaatattctgttttcttcACAGACTCGTCGATGTGGAAGTTGACGTCGTTTTGTCCCCTGCCGGCCACCGTAGAGAGTTCAGGGGACAGGTTTTCAGTTGGCTGCAGTCtgtgttctcaccactagaGGTCAGTAAATCCTCCAGTCTGCTGCTTTAACAGCAGTCGTCTCTTTAACTTTCAGGTTTATTCATGTCTCACAAAACTCTAAATAAAACTCCACAGACAGTTGATCTGCAGGAGGAGTCACTGACTGTCCATCAGGGAAATCAGCTGCGAAACTTTCTCTTCATTCCTCGTCCACAACATAGAACAGCCTGACTACACTGTGAGGCCTCACACTCGACACTGAAGTAAACACTGAAGGTGCATGAAGGTGTATGGTTTACCTTCTGACCAGTTTTACTCTTATTATCACACctgaaagacacagacagaactCTGGGTCGTCTCTATCGTGAAAATGTGATATGAAACCAGGGCGTCTGTGTCTCAGGaggtcggtggtttgatccccagctcctccagacCACATGCTGAAGTGTCCCTGATGTGAGTTTAGTGCAGTGTGAAGCTTTGAGTGCTGGATCAGACCAGAAGAGTCTCGATGTGACGTTGCTGTGGTTCTGACCTGGTCTGGATCACAGAAACATcctggtttgggttaaaataacgTGTTTGAGGCTGGTGAACGTCTCATGTTCAGAGTCAGTTTTTCATCCTGAAGATGAAGCTGtttctgattctgtttctgaGTCCAACTCATCCTCTCATTTTCTGATCCTCAGTCCAGGACTCTGTTGACCTGgaaccaggaggaggaggtgattaCTCCCAGGAGCTTTCATTAACAGGTAATGGTCCTGATGACgaaatgttacacacacacacacacacacagtggaaaagAGGCACAGGAAGTGAGGTCACAGGAGCGGAGGCTGCTGATTGGACGGGAGATTCCCGGGCAGCTGCTATAAAACCTGATGTGAAGCCAcaacaagacagagaaagagacgacgcagcaggacacacactcctcctcctcacagagagTCGGCTCCACACTGAAGGTACACACTctgtttatactgtgtgtgtgtgtgtgtgtgtgtgtgtgtgtgtgtgagacgcAGGTGTGCACAGGTTCACACTCCTGCAGGtgcaaaataaatctgtgtcttttcagcagctgatgtttctgttttctctgcaggatGCGTTCGCTGCTCACCTAAACTTTTTACAGGACGGAGACAGAAAGTTTGGATTTGAATTTATTCTGGTTGATTAATGTTGTTTCATGTCgtgtttcctcctccagctgctgatgTTTGTGGTGTCAGGTCATTGTTTTAGACtgaaatcatttgttttcactcagaCTGTGTCTGTGATCCTCTGCAGGATTTTAGCTTTAACCTCTCTCACCTGGTTAAACAGATTCCATCATGAACAGGTGCGTTAAAGGTTTCATTCCgtgttaaatgtattttcctgtcagctgcagtttgtcagtgtgaaGGTGATGTTCAGGAAACACAGGGTATTTTTGTGAATGGAAGAAtttgcagagtgtgtgtgtgtgtgtgtgtgtgtgtgtgtgtgtcctcacacGTGCATGAATGAGCgctgcagcatcagcagtggTGTGAGTGGGAGACGTTGGAGCGTGCACGAGAGTCTGTGCATCATCAGGAATGTGTGTGACGTTGGAgggtgagtgtgtttctgtgtgtatctgcatctgtttgcaggaataatatgtgtgtgtgtgtgtgtgtgtgtgtgtgtgtgtgtgtgtgtcggggggAATGCAGGACCGTGCACGTCAGCAGGAGTGCATGTGACGGTCAAAAGGCGTTTATTTGCAGGGATGGAAAATGCTAAAATTAGCCGATGTTGCTGGACAATACAGCTGAGCTAAAActgtcctgctgtgtgtgtgtgtgtgtgtgtgtgtgtgtgtgtgtgtgtgtgaagtctaAATCATGAGAGACAACTTTAAAAACGTCAGAAAACTTTGTTCCACACCTGAGTCCTCTGATCCAGACTCTGCAGGTTAAACCTTCACCTGTTGAaggttttcatgtgtttaaagcagcagcgccccctgctgccTCCACTCACTCATCCTgatcaacacaaaacaaagaccaGAGCTCAGACTGTGTCGTCCCACTGAAACACCCATGAACTGTTGATGTctgcgtcagtttcctggatctcagagatgacCTCTGGtgtttaactgatctacagctcagcttcactctgaactctgattcagtcagagggagatcgaACCTGAAGAGCCACAGGTgttcaggtggagcagagagTTTGATCATCACCGCGGTGAAGTGATGCGTTCATGTGCTGCTGTTCTTTTGTCCATCGTTGCAGATGCAGTTCTGTGGCTGTTTGCTGTTCTCCGGCCTGGTGTCCGtcgctctgctgctctgcagcGTCGACGGCTTCAGAGTCCAACACCAAGCtcaggtcagacacacacacacacacacacacacacacacacatacacacacacagtcattctttcatttaaagctgcatgtttcaaacatgtttctgataataataataacagtgacATCAGCTGAAGTAGAGAACAGCTGAACTGCAGGTCATTAGAAACACATGAGTTTTAGTTTGtccataaataaacacaaggttcattttaacaattaaaataCAACTTTAATGAGTCCAGTCTGCAGATACGTGTTGCATTCAGGTGCTGGAGGAAACTCAGACGTCTTCAGTAGTTCAGTTTGttaaacatcagcagcagctctcagcagaGTCTCTCAGAGTCCTCAGACCTGGATCAGGGTCAGGATCAGGCgaagcagcagatcagattGTGTCCAATCAAATCATCCTGACGGCCAAATCAAACGGCCCCTCCCTCACGGGGCCCCGGTGCTGCTATCACATGATGGAACATCAGAGCGAGTGAAACCCTGAGGTCTGACGGGCGGCGGGAGAGAAACCTCCAGGCGGTTTCTGTTTAGTCTGGATGAAACCTGATCGTCTGACTCATCGGAGGCAGCGGGCGGACAGGAAGTCAGAAGCTGCTCGCCGTCAGGGGTCGTGATGTAAGAGCTGATCCACGACCCGGAGTCCTGACGGAGGAAAACAGCGAGCGGAGCGGGGGGGGCTTTTCTCTGCTGAGCTCAGTGTTTTCTATACGGAGCCTCCCTCACAGAAAATAACCTGCACGACTTCACACTCTGTGTCTCAGCGTTTAGACTGATCCCATTTTATTCAAATCCAGCATTCAAGTTAAGGTCTTTTTAGCCGCTGCTGCAgagttttcagtcatttcacatgatcttcatcagcagatggagctgCCTGTTTGTAGATAAAActcctttaaatgtttttttgttttgttttgtttcagtagATCGACGTATCACACTCCCCTTTCATTTCAGTGTATAGCCATATCccagtctgtttcattttcagtacaTAGTCTTATCCCACAAACCCTCCGTTTCAGTTCACACTCCTTTAAATTCAGGACATAGTTTCAGTATATAGTCTTATCCTGGCCTGTTCTTGTGTTGCAGCACGTAGCCCGGCCCGGGTCCAGGCCCCTGGCAGCTCTCCGGCCCCGCCCCGGAGGCGTGAAGGCGGGGGAGGAGCTGACGGCGAAGCTGCTCCGATTGGACGACCTGGTGAGGATGGAGAATGACGTCATGGAGccgaagaggaagaggagtttCCCCGGCAACAGCGCACCTCTGGACCGCCTGTCGGTCAGCTCCATGGAAACCAAACAGGCGACAAATAAGCAGAGGTgggatgacctttgacctctgggAACCTGCTTTAGGTTTTGATGCCAAACCAGCGTTCACCTCTctttcctccattttgtttGCAGCAAAGTGGTGGAGTTGCCACGGCGACGAGTCAATCCTCCTCCCATCGACAGGATTGGCATGAGCCGTCTACCAAACAGCCGAGGGTAGgccccgcccccctccccctgacAGCCCGCCCCCACTCTACAGCACCCCCGTCTGGACAGGTGGGGCCACCGTCAGTGTCATTCACAGAGAACATAACGTAACGGgtttaaaacactgaactgtccctttaaattCTCTTTACAGATGCATGAAACAGCCAATCACCAACCGCCAGTCACCTGCTGAGACACGCCCACCACCTGCCAGTCACCCATCAGTCCTCCACCTTCACTTCACCTGGACACCaacctccccccaccccacagcCATGAATGTTTGGTGCATTCAGGTGCTGCTTGGGAAATTCATCACGCCTGCAGAAAAGTCAGGaccaaagaaaagacaaaacaaaactgatttttgttacgattttattttaatgatcaaaTGATGACTGATCTGATTTTATGTTTAcgtccacagcagcagaaagttAATAAACAGAAAGACACGTTCAAAGTTCTCGTTTTGTCTCTGTAAAATTCTAAAttgtgtgtggagtttgtgtgttcTGCCTGATGGTGAAGTGTCTgctggtgtgaatgtgagtgtgaatggttcACTGCTAATAACAAATTCACCGACGCTtaatggagccactcatgaaTATAGACTGTGATTCCCACTGCCCTGAAACAAGTCAAGTTTACACACAATCTCAGTTTAAACAGCtcttttttattcaaactgaaatttacATCCCTACTGTGAAAGTCTCATAGTTAAGAGTGAGTGATTCTGCCTTAACATCAGAAAtaccatgaaaacacactgatttcTATTATAGGTCTATTAAAAGTAAGATTTTATGTCTCTGGAAAATGGTATATgcaaattattatatattattatatagttTATAAAAACTATATAATTCTCATTATATCTGCAGCTGTTAATAAAGTTGTTTTATAACTGTTCATTGCGCTTTTTACTCTTGACTGAGTCACAGCTTCCGCTGATTCAACCAATCACAAGTGGAGGTGGGCGGAGCAGGATCATCTGACCAATCAGCGCTTTGTCTGCTACGCTGGCTGGCGTGTGTCGTCATTGATGACGTGATGCCGTTGCCGTGACTgactgagagcagagcagagcagagcagagcggTGGATGAACAGAGTCCAGTGATACCGAGTAAAAACAATGTTTGGATCGTTGTTTCGTCGCTTCAGTTTGTTGGCGCGATGTGAAACTTCATTACTGAAGAGGTCTGGATGTTAAAACGAGGTTTGGAGCTGTTTCTGTCGAGGCTGAGGCTGGACCCTGAACACACCGGCAGCTAAGGTAAGGCTAACAGCTAACTATCTAGCGGTTAGCATCAGCATGAACGGCTAGCGTTAGCTTTAGCACTAGCCTTCTGTTTTTCGGCCATTTTCCCTCGTTTTTATCGCGTGGGTccgagtgtgtttgtgtctctgagtcCAAATCATCTCTGCGCTAACTAATTAGCATTATCGTGGAGTGTTAGCCTTAGCATTAGCCTCGTCTCTTAGCGGTACCTTTTAGCTGTGTTCCGTTGTTTGTATCGCGTGGCTCAGAGTGTTAGTGTTtctctgacatgagttgtgggccCATTAAATGAGCCTCTCTCGGTCTGTTTCCATCTCTTCACGCTCTCTGTTCAGACATGTCGTGTCTCTGTAATGGTGTGTTCCATCCGGGTCATCTGAAGTCAGTTTGTTTCGGGTTAGCTTCTGGTTCTGATCGTTTTACATCAGCTTCTGTCcagctttttgtctctttgtggttgtctTGTATCCTGTAGTTGTGGGTCTTTGTGTGTCCATCCCTGGTCGTTCTCCTCGCGCTCaggtttttgtctgtttccgGGACATATTCCAGGTGTAGaggtagtaatctgtccatgaGCATCCATTGATCCTCTGTTGTGGATGTTAGTgatcagtcatttgtttgtggcGACTTGATGTTTGACTgagctcagtttgtgttgaattCAGGATTGAAAACTCCATTTGAACTGCGTGTCCCTTCACAGAGTCTGAGCTGAGATCACTGAGAGAAACCAGTTTCACTCTGAAAGAGAAAATCTTCATTTCAAGGTTCTTGATCTAGTCCAGATGAGTCCAggaccagttagtccacactctgtgGATTTACTGTCTTTTTTCATTGCAGCTCTCCTCACAACAGAATCAGACATTAAAACCAACAAATGCTAAATGAAGTTATTGTTAATTATCAGTAGAAGTGTTAAAAACGATgtatcagaatagttgtcagtgttttgtctgtggacaaagtgactgtagctctcctcagCTTCTCACCAAActatatcaaacacatcagaaccaacaCTAAATGTTCTgtcttggattgttattgttcaggatcaatcaaaatgggattgaaaaatatcttcagtTTGATTGGACATGATCAGAAACTcttcattatgtgtttgtgttagacACACTAGACTGCACTGTACAACACCATCAactctacaaataaaatgttggaGTGACTTGTTCATAAGTCTGTTAAtttgaactgttggtcagaggatGATTTAAAAGTATCTTTAGTTTATAATGGCCACTTCTACACTAACTttagctgctgttaagacctttgtataTTTGGttattattcattaaatgaaaaaacacaaaacaaagatgttttaaatgtgtgttaataagaaggaggttgaaatgtgaaaaactgaTTCTCTATGTGagcatctgtggtggaagaaatactctgactttttactgaagaataaaaaacacaagttgAAATTCCaaattaactgatagtgttattattgttgtgcagttcacagtaacacacatgactgcttcagtgattagttgatagacacacaatcaataatcatttgactttttccccAAATActtgttgttgttcttcaggaggtgatgacagtcaactgttgattttctgaaacaacctctaatgtttgttaaatgttgtggttcagctgaaatgttgaatatttatatagtgttttcatggttaaactgaggaataggtagtagtgtattgatcaatttcctttgtatgtttctctttggtttcatAAATTAacgtttttaaaatgtcaaaaaactaatagtatattaagccattacaattgtaaccagaataaatcacagtataacacgTTGTCAAAAATTTTATGAAATGTCGTACTGTaggatgtggtcacaaatgccacacaaacatcttagtgtagcgtgtagtcaaaaaagtcatactatattaaagtagtagagtattgatcattttcctttgtatgtttctctttgatgtcctccaggtgtcaccacttcgtccacaacatcatccacaattgctgagacgtcgtccatgatcggagagacattgttgaggatgagggagacatcgtccacgatcagagacgttgtcccgtgactcgtggtgactcggtccccgataagtcggcactgccggcgttcatggagacattgtcaatgatcgctgagactttgtccataatctcagagacattgtccgcgatcagagacgtagtccgcaaTCACAGACGACATCGTCCACCATCGCTGAgccgtcgtccatgatcggagagacattgttgaggatgagggagacatcgtccacgatcagagacattgtccgtgactcgtggtgactcggtccccgataagtcggcactgccggcgttcatggagacattgtcgatgatcgcagagactttgtccataatctcagagacattgtctgcgatcgcagagagtcttcgtacagtgacgttctttgagaccaggacagaggcctccaggtaattcacaaacagctttgcatcaactgtccaacacagagcactgacgttaaactgtttatgttcagtatatcagaaaagtgtaataataggaGTGATCGGcattgaacatgtaaaaaactaaaattaataataatcataataaagatatttcaaataatatcataaattaacgtttttaaaatgtcaaaaaactaatagtatattaagccattacaattgtaaccagaataaatcacagtataacacgTTGTCAAAAATTTTATAAAATGTCGTACTGTaggatgtggtcacaaatgccacacaaacatcttagtgtagcgtgtagtcaaaaaagtcatactatattaaagtagtagagtattgatcattttcctttgcatgtttctctttgatgtcctccaggtgtcaccacttcgtccacaacatcatccacaattgctgagacgtcgtccatgatcggagagacattgttgaggatgagggagacatcgtccacgatcagagacgttgtccgtgatcgcagagaccttgtcaaagatgagagagacgttgtccatggtcagagacattgtcgctgcttcgcagagctctgcgcaagagtcggtagtgacactgtggttcctcgattcgacggcatgaccgcgatcagctgacattgttaatgatcacagagaaacagtctatcatcagagacttggtccacgatcacagacacattgtcaatgatcgctgagactttgtccataatctcagagacattgtccgcgatcacagagacgtagtcccccatcacagaagaccaggtgtcaccatttcgtccacaacatcgtccacaattgctgagacgtcgtccatgatcggagagacattgttgaggatgagggagacatcgtccacgatcagagacattgtcccgtgactcgtggtgactcggtccccgataagtcggcactgccggcgttcatggagacattgtcaatgatcgctgagactttgtccataatctcagagacattgtccgcgatcagagacgtagtccgcaaTCACAGACGACATCGTCCACcatcgctgagacgtcgtccatgatcggagagacattgttgaggatgagggagacatcgtcctcgatcagagacattgtccgtgactcgtggtgactcggtccccgataagtcggcactgccggcgttcatggagacattgtcgatgatcgcagagactttgtccataatctcagagacattgtctgcgatcgcagagagtcttcgtacagtgacgttctttgagaccaggacagaggcctccaggtaattcacaaacagctttgcatcaactgtccaacacagagcactgacgttaaactgtttatgttcagtatatcagaaaagtgtaataataggaGTGATCGGcattgaacatgtaaaaaactaaaattattaataataatcataataaagatatttcaaataatatcataaattaacgtttttaaaatgtcaaaaaactaatagtatattaagcccTTACAATTGTAACcagaataaatcacagtataacacgTTGTCAAAAATTTTATGAAATGTCGTACTGTaggatgtggtcacaaatgccacacaaacatcttagtgtagtgtgtagtcaaaaaagtcatactatattaaagtagtagagtattgatcattttcctttgtatgtttctctttgatttcctccaggtgtcaccacttcgtccacaacatcatccacaattgctgagacgtcgtccatgatcggagagacattgttgaggatgagggagacatcgtccacgatcagagacgttgtccgtgattgcagagaccttgtcaaagatgagagagacgttgtccatggtcagagacattgtcgctgcttcgcagagctctgcgcaagaatcggtagtgacactgtggttcctcgattcgacggcatgaccgcgatcagctgacattgttaatgatcacagtgaaacagtctatcatcagagacttggtccacgatcacagacacattgtcagtgatcgctgagactttgtccataatctcagagacattgtccgcgatcacagagacgtagtcccccatcacagaagaccaggtgtcaccatttcgtccacaacatcgtccacaattgctgagacgtcgtccatgatcggagagacattgttgaggatgagggagacatcgtccacgatcagagacattgtcccgtgactcgtggtgactcggtccccgataagtcggcactgccggcgttcatggagacattgtcaatgatcgctgagactttgtccataatctcagagacattgtccgcgatcagagacgtagtccgcaaTCACAGACGACATCGTCCACcatcgctgagacgtcgtccatgatcggagagacattgttgaggatgagggagacatcgtcctcgatcagagacattgtccgtgactcgtggtgactcggtccccgataagtcggcactgccggcgttcatggagacattgtcgatgatcgcagagactttgtccatgatctcagagacattgtctgcgatcgcagagagtcttcgtacagtgacgttctttgagaccaggacagaggcctccaggtaattcacaaacagctttgcatcaactgtccaacacagagcactgacgttaaactgtttatgttcagtatatcagaaaagtgtaataataggaGTGATCGGcattgaacatgtaaaaaactaaaattattaataataatcataataaagatatttcaaataatatcataaattaacgtttttaaaatgtcaaaaaactaatagtatattaagcccTTACAATTGTAACcagaataaatcacagtataacacgTTGTCAAAAATTTTATGAAATGTCGTACTGTaggatgtggtcacaaatgccacacaaacatcttagtgtagtgtgtagtcaaaaaagtcatactatattaaagtagtagagtattgatcattttcctttgtatgtttctctttgatttcctccaggtgtcaccacttcgtccacaacatcatccacaattgctgagacgtcgtccatgatcggagagacattgttgaggatgagggagacatcgtccacgatcagagacgttgtccgtgattgcagagaccttgtcaaagatgagagagacgttgtccatggtcagagacattgtcgctgcttcgcagagctctgcgcaagaatcggtagtgacactgtggttcctcgattcgacggcatgaccgcgatcagctgacattgttaatgatcacagtgaaacagtctatcatcagagacttggtccacgatcacagacacattgtcaatgatcgctgagactttgtccataatctcagagacattgtccgcgatcacagagacgtagtcccccatcacagaagaccaggtgtcaccatttcgtccacaacatcgtccacaattgctgagacgtcgtccatgatcggagagacattgttgaggatgagggagacatcgtccacgatcagagacattgtcccgtgactcgtggtgactcggtccccgataagtcggcactgccggcgttcatggagacattgtcaatgatcgctgagactttgtccataatctcagagacattgtccgcgatcagagacgtagtccgcaaTCACAGACGACATCGTCCACcatcgctgagacgtcgtccatgatcggagagacattgttgaggatgagggagacatcgtcctcgatcagagacattgtccgtgactcgtggtgactcggtccccgataagtcggcactgccggcgttcatggagacattgtcgatgatcgcagagactttgtccatgatctcagagacattgtctgcgatcgcagagagtcttcgtacagtgacgttctttgagaccaggacagaggcctccaggtaattcacaaacagctttgcatcaactgtccaacacagagcactgacgttaaactgtttatgttcagtatatcagaaaagtgtaataataggaGTGATCGGcattgaacatgtaaaaaactaaaattattaataataatcataataaagatatttcaaataatatcataaattaacgtttttaaaatgtcaaaaaactaatagtatattaagccattacaattgtaaccaaaataaatcacagtataacacgTTGTCAAAAATTTTATGAAATGTCGTACTGTaggatgtggtcacaaatgccacacaaacatcttagtgtagcgtgtagtcaaaaaagtcatactatattaaagtagtagagtattgatcattttcctttgtatgtttctctttgatttcctccaggtgtcaccacttcgtccacatCATCATCCACAattgctgagacgtcgtccatgatcggagagacattgttgaggatgagggagacatcgtccacgatcagagacgttgtccgtgattgcagagaccttgtcaaagatgagagagacgttgtccatggtcagagacattgtcgctgcttcgcagagctctgcgcaagaatcggtagtgacactgtggttcctcgattcgacggcatgaccgcgatcagctgacattgttaatgatcacagtgaaacagtctatcatcagagacttggtccacgatcacagacacattgtcaatgatcgctgagactttgtccataatctcagagacattgtccgcgatcacagagacgtagtcccccatcacagaagaccaggtgtcaccatttcgtccacaacatcgtccacaattgctgagacgtcgtccatgatcggagagacattgttgaggatg
This genomic stretch from Lates calcarifer isolate ASB-BC8 unplaced genomic scaffold, TLL_Latcal_v3 _unitig_1799_quiver_1601, whole genome shotgun sequence harbors:
- the LOC108890673 gene encoding osteocrin — translated: MQFCGCLLFSGLVSVALLLCSVDGFRVQHQAQHVARPGSRPLAALRPRPGGVKAGEELTAKLLRLDDLVRMENDVMEPKRKRSFPGNSAPLDRLSVSSMETKQATNKQSKVVELPRRRVNPPPIDRIGMSRLPNSRG